A stretch of the Coprobacillus cateniformis genome encodes the following:
- a CDS encoding DUF3284 domain-containing protein — protein sequence MKIIRTIKITNEQFYDYLEQQLIEDIKNSQHKKISASDIQKGLKYKKEDAQSKLVTEIYIQQYVRDECYRFKVIYMSDSTSIEYRTKPVDEGLQITMTQHIQSFEEKRHHKLSRHFHEAIYLSRMTQAIYDIENTILNIK from the coding sequence ATGAAAATAATACGAACAATAAAAATCACAAATGAACAATTTTATGACTATTTAGAACAACAGCTTATCGAAGACATTAAAAACTCTCAACACAAAAAAATTTCAGCAAGTGATATTCAAAAAGGACTCAAATACAAAAAGGAGGATGCCCAATCTAAACTTGTTACTGAAATTTATATTCAACAATATGTAAGAGATGAATGTTATCGTTTTAAAGTGATATATATGTCTGATAGTACATCAATTGAGTATCGCACAAAACCTGTCGATGAAGGTCTTCAAATAACAATGACTCAACACATTCAAAGTTTTGAAGAAAAAAGACATCATAAACTTTCACGTCATTTTCATGAAGCCATCTATTTAAGTCGTATGACTCAGGCTATTTATGATATTGAAAATACAATCTTAAATATTAAATAA
- a CDS encoding helix-turn-helix transcriptional regulator, translating into MGKRMYYVFKIIQEAQGKSITGKEILKCLEKYDIYVDIKTVYSCIRNINDFFQDWLGHNMIASQRKSGFMIEHEFFTDGELQFLLDSIAFHQDLQFEDKNILRDRLLLLSSVHQQSRLIDFKPIQKELSFSLFLNLSTIMKAIENKTILSFQYINYEVKYNHLVEIPSQNGNHKTDYIISPYQIVSTNNHYYLIGYNEKYKDQLTTYRIDRMRTIRTIRQPFVEIREQFDMRDEIEKTTNMYIASPRDTLQIECNKKLLREVTSRFGENLKAKKLYQDHYLITVENIPISDGLIGWIMMMQDQLKVLKPESLQKEIKNRIEKMVNIYQNI; encoded by the coding sequence ATGGGAAAGAGAATGTATTATGTTTTCAAAATCATTCAAGAAGCTCAAGGAAAATCTATTACAGGTAAAGAAATACTGAAGTGTTTAGAAAAATATGATATATATGTGGATATTAAAACGGTTTATTCATGTATTAGAAATATTAATGATTTCTTTCAAGACTGGCTAGGACATAATATGATAGCGAGTCAACGGAAAAGTGGCTTCATGATTGAACATGAATTCTTTACTGATGGAGAATTACAATTTCTATTAGATAGTATTGCCTTTCATCAGGACTTACAATTTGAGGATAAAAACATATTAAGAGATCGTTTATTATTATTGTCATCTGTTCATCAGCAAAGCCGTCTCATAGACTTTAAACCAATTCAAAAAGAACTTTCTTTTTCTTTGTTTTTAAATCTTTCAACAATAATGAAAGCCATTGAAAACAAAACCATTCTCTCATTCCAATATATAAACTATGAAGTCAAATATAATCATTTAGTAGAAATACCATCCCAAAATGGAAACCATAAAACAGACTATATTATTTCACCATATCAGATTGTTTCTACAAATAATCATTATTATTTAATTGGTTATAATGAAAAATATAAAGATCAATTAACAACATATCGTATTGACCGTATGCGTACTATTAGAACGATTCGCCAACCATTTGTAGAAATCAGAGAGCAATTTGATATGCGAGATGAAATTGAAAAAACAACAAATATGTACATAGCAAGTCCTCGTGATACATTACAGATAGAATGCAATAAAAAGCTACTCAGAGAAGTTACATCACGTTTCGGTGAAAATTTAAAAGCGAAAAAACTTTATCAAGATCATTATTTAATTACTGTTGAAAATATTCCTATCTCAGATGGATTGATTGGTTGGATTATGATGATGCAAGATCAGCTCAAAGTCTTAAAGCCAGAATCATTACAAAAAGAAATTAAAAATAGAATAGAGAAAATGGTAAATATTTATCAAAATATATAA
- a CDS encoding PRD domain-containing protein, protein MKTAKQLVYDFVQQNAYRNEKGIDTLAIANELGMLRTNASALLNELVKEGKLIKTSTRPVYYRVLDNIRDNEEMSFQTLIGYDGSLRKAIQLAKAAILYPNQSLNVLISCKVGCGTTSFAYAMYCFARENGVIKKEAPYVKINCRHFSKNISVLDNELFGIGHDLNKSCFMKAKGGVLFLDNVDLLDAKQQSQLYTFLETNIIYSEDGTKSKECKDIFVIISQSPQSNMQFERIIPVIIELPELKDRSIKERFGLINHFFSNEASHSMRSIEVTSETIRALLLSDFDYNVKELKFEIKAACANAYVRVVRDIHQNIQVVVNDFKNQVRKSLIKLKNNHIEIEALLDSRNVLIYDQNDGYQTIDTTKHGNDMYLEISKQYNELLELGINDHGISDVITTHIQNLFKKYNYLKSYDSSLNLKQLSKIVDSRVIEIVSHFFQTSKKELGKNYRTNVFYGLCLHINSIISLKESQQRITNDQVVQIIQDHPSEYAASVQLASIIKDEFDLDLPVHEVALIAMFLIETEDQTKNNPVLLYILHGETTASSLRDTTNSLTQCYNAYSYDLALNIDTHKAMEEIKDLIMKIDKGQGVIVIYDMGSIKTMLETIEEETNIKIRLINMPITLIGIDIARRCSMESDIDYIYHLTHLEMNKMRNYEEKLNQVIVTLCHTGEGGAIQLKRYIDQYSKLNMKTIPLAISAKDELIHEVSELRKTYDIHCFVGTYDPKIFGIPFIPISKIFENSQEEIDRILMFEPISSSTFNYEDVYQYLSEQFKYVSISKLKSILPGIIDELNTIYHFNEDQRVGLFMHMACLVERLLDGKQSVPNIEKQKILSVFHDEYQSLSKIFKPLEKAFHIIIDDNEMTTILMIIKRI, encoded by the coding sequence ATGAAAACAGCAAAACAACTTGTTTATGATTTTGTACAGCAGAATGCATATCGGAATGAAAAGGGAATTGATACTTTAGCAATAGCTAATGAATTAGGGATGTTACGAACAAATGCAAGTGCATTATTAAATGAACTTGTAAAAGAAGGAAAATTAATCAAGACATCAACAAGACCAGTGTATTATCGAGTATTGGATAATATAAGAGATAATGAAGAGATGAGTTTTCAAACATTGATTGGCTATGATGGCAGTTTAAGAAAAGCTATCCAATTAGCAAAAGCAGCAATTCTTTATCCTAATCAAAGTTTAAATGTCTTAATATCATGTAAGGTTGGTTGTGGAACAACATCTTTTGCCTATGCAATGTATTGTTTTGCAAGAGAAAATGGAGTTATAAAAAAAGAAGCTCCATATGTTAAAATCAATTGTCGCCATTTTTCTAAAAATATTTCGGTTTTAGATAATGAATTATTTGGAATAGGTCATGATTTAAATAAAAGTTGTTTTATGAAGGCCAAAGGAGGAGTCTTATTTTTAGATAATGTTGATTTATTAGATGCAAAACAACAAAGTCAACTCTATACTTTTTTAGAAACAAATATAATTTATTCTGAAGATGGAACAAAATCTAAAGAATGCAAAGATATTTTTGTAATTATTTCACAATCACCTCAAAGTAATATGCAGTTTGAAAGAATTATACCAGTAATTATAGAATTACCTGAATTAAAAGATAGATCTATTAAAGAACGTTTTGGATTGATAAATCATTTCTTTTCTAATGAGGCATCTCATTCTATGCGGTCTATTGAAGTTACCTCTGAAACAATCAGAGCTCTTTTATTAAGTGATTTTGATTATAATGTTAAAGAATTAAAGTTTGAAATTAAAGCAGCTTGTGCAAATGCCTATGTAAGGGTTGTTAGAGATATTCATCAGAATATTCAGGTGGTTGTCAATGATTTTAAAAATCAGGTACGTAAAAGTTTAATCAAATTAAAAAATAATCATATCGAAATAGAAGCTCTATTAGATTCTCGTAATGTTCTAATATATGATCAAAATGATGGATATCAAACAATAGATACAACAAAACATGGGAATGATATGTACTTAGAGATTAGTAAACAATATAATGAATTATTAGAATTAGGAATTAATGATCATGGAATCAGTGATGTGATTACAACCCATATTCAAAACCTGTTTAAAAAGTATAATTATTTAAAGAGTTATGATAGTTCATTAAATTTAAAACAGTTATCTAAGATTGTTGATAGTAGAGTTATTGAAATAGTCAGTCATTTTTTTCAAACATCAAAGAAAGAATTAGGTAAAAATTATCGAACAAATGTCTTTTATGGATTATGCTTACATATTAATTCAATTATATCTTTAAAAGAATCACAACAAAGAATTACCAATGACCAAGTTGTTCAGATTATTCAAGATCATCCTTCTGAATATGCTGCTAGTGTTCAATTGGCAAGTATTATTAAAGATGAATTTGATTTAGATTTGCCAGTACATGAAGTGGCATTAATAGCAATGTTTTTAATTGAAACTGAGGATCAAACAAAGAACAATCCTGTTTTGCTTTATATTTTACATGGTGAAACAACTGCCTCTTCGTTACGTGATACAACCAATAGCTTAACACAATGTTACAATGCATATAGTTATGATTTGGCATTAAATATTGATACACATAAAGCAATGGAAGAAATCAAAGATTTAATTATGAAAATAGATAAAGGTCAAGGTGTTATTGTTATTTATGATATGGGGTCTATTAAAACAATGCTAGAAACAATTGAAGAAGAAACAAATATTAAAATAAGACTTATTAATATGCCTATAACTCTTATTGGTATAGATATTGCAAGAAGATGTTCGATGGAATCCGATATTGATTATATTTATCATTTGACACATTTAGAAATGAATAAAATGCGTAATTATGAAGAAAAATTAAATCAAGTAATTGTGACATTATGTCATACTGGTGAAGGTGGAGCTATTCAGTTAAAACGTTATATTGATCAATACTCAAAGCTTAATATGAAAACTATACCACTTGCTATTTCAGCTAAAGATGAATTAATTCATGAAGTTTCTGAATTAAGAAAAACATATGATATTCATTGTTTTGTTGGAACATATGATCCAAAGATATTTGGTATTCCATTTATTCCTATTTCTAAAATATTTGAAAATTCTCAAGAAGAAATAGATCGTATCTTAATGTTCGAACCTATATCATCCTCAACATTTAATTATGAAGATGTTTATCAATATTTAAGTGAACAATTTAAATATGTTTCTATTTCTAAATTAAAAAGTATCTTACCAGGAATTATTGATGAGTTAAATACAATCTATCATTTTAATGAAGATCAAAGAGTAGGATTATTTATGCATATGGCTTGTCTAGTTGAACGATTATTAGATGGAAAACAATCTGTACCTAATATAGAGAAACAAAAAATATTATCTGTATTTCATGATGAATATCAATCTCTCAGTAAAATTTTCAAACCATTAGAAAAAGCTTTTCATATTATTATAGATGATAATGAAATGACAACAATATTAATGATTATCAAAAGAATATAA